A single window of Ischnura elegans chromosome 8, ioIscEleg1.1, whole genome shotgun sequence DNA harbors:
- the LOC124164264 gene encoding uncharacterized protein LOC124164264, with product MGPKPRKSDRWTSEKELKLIATMKKFRFMWDSSLSSYSHYDKKRIMYKYIASLLGPQFTGEMVKDRWINMKTTYAANYKRVHFGKNSQELEPGVSPTPTWHLYNHLTFLEPTLVIQESINGHQVFINDSLSIDSSPLQPNKKEVEFQSSEATEPMPDNAQDEPLCKISRITGSSTTKDLAGASVAFSAERTQIVYQYDSQTPIKKERDIGNEYVPLQTSSGEDQNNLSSAGSFTIPSTFTVEQSSPPPTPMRADDSFVTMTKPSADTDSAATASASTSSAAMDFTATASATSSTGDEWDDFGRMVAKILRAMPKKDAREVQIEFLKIIHGKS from the exons ATGGGCCCCAAGCCGAGGAAAAGTGACCGATGGACGTCAGAAAAGGAATTGAAATTGATAGCCACTATGAAGAAATTCCGTTTTATGTGGGACAGCTCGCTGAGCAGTTACTCCCACTATGACAAGAAGAGGATCATGTACAAGTATATCGCGAGCTTGCTCGGGCCACAATTTACCG GGGAAATGGTGAAGGATAGGTGGATTAATATGAAGACAACATACGCAGCCAACTATAAGCGAGTCCATTTCGGGAAGAATTCTCAAGAGCTGGAACCTGGTGTGTCTCCTACACCGACGTGGCACCTCTACAACCACCTAACCTTTTTGGAGCCGACTCTTGTGATACAGGAATCGATCAACGGTCATCAGGTGTTCATA AACGATTCTTTGTCGATCGATTCCTCACCTCTCCAACCCAACAAAAAAGAGGTGGAGTTTCAATCATCAGAGGCCACTGAACCGATGCCAGACAACGCTCAGGATGAACCCCTCTGCAAAATTTCCAGGATCACGGGATCATCGACCACTAAAGACCTAGCCGGAGCTAGCGTTGCTTTTTCTGCTGAGCGCACTCAAATTGTATACCAATACGACTCCCAAACGCCGATCAAGAAGGAGCGCGATATAGGCAACGAATACGTTCCTTTGCAGACATCTTCAGGTGAAGATCAAAATAACCTCAGCAGCGCAGGATCATTTACGATACCTTCTACATTTACTGTGGAACAGTCTTCGCCTCCTCCGACTCCTATGCGTGCAGATGATTCCTTCGTTACGATGACCAAGCCCTCGGCAGACACGGACTCGGCAGCTACTGCCTCTGCTTCTACGTCCTCTGCAGCCATGGACTTCACTGCCACCGCCTCTGCTACAAGTTCTACCGGCGATGAATGGGACGATTTCGGCAGGATGGTTGCCAAAATCCTGAGGGCAATGCCGAAGAAGGACGCCCGCGAGGTCCAGATTGAGTTCTTAAAGATCATCCACGGCAAATCCTAA